From the Plodia interpunctella isolate USDA-ARS_2022_Savannah chromosome 5, ilPloInte3.2, whole genome shotgun sequence genome, one window contains:
- the LOC128670159 gene encoding probable phospholipid-transporting ATPase IIA, with product METTPLLTRPKRKSFWSRFKFSGFQRKEFTSRVIYVGQYPDEEFPPNYVCNQKYNFFTFLPLVLFEQFRFFLNLYFLVMACSQFIPSIRVGYIYTYWGPLGFVLSVTLFREAIDDFRRYRRDREVNRQRYERIVLTANDDGYRPFMTEHVPASALRVGDIVMLHKGLRVPADMILLRTNETMGTVFIRTDQLDGEIDWKLRIPLPSTQKLPTDAHLLDINAQIFVEKPEKDIHSFIGTCTRLDEEESDSLDIENTLWSGSVVASGQATGLVIYTGSETRSVMNNATPRSKVGRLDLRVNDFTKILFVATLLVSFLLIVLKGFTGPWYGFFFRFVLLFSYIVPISLRVNLEMGKAFYSWTIQRDKKIEGTVMRSTTIPEELGRIQYVLADKTGTLTKNEMVFQKLHLGNALFDSEHFHEVEALLTQYITNDAPSLPTSPLSGGGADVSSPAPRQVWHAVLALALCHNVTPVYEADERGNEAASDMGSSMMSESCGGAVPQQQLCDYQASSPDEVALVKWTDMMGVSLYRRDLHNISLKLRAANEVVQFTILQIFPFTSESKMMGIIVQEENTDEITYYVKGADVALAPLLQSAWLSPECRRLAADGLRTLVVAKRTLTTAEYAEFETEYKEARLSVTNRNERTATAIAKLQQGLSLLGLTGVEDRLADDVPVTLRMLRTAGIKIWMLTGDKLETALCIARSLQLGDGNGWHTADKCVNRRDANDLLKDLCARDDNDLIIEGETLEVCLHHYEEEFVEVLQRCSGVVVARCSPTQKARVARLLRARGHLVAAVGDGGNDVAMIQEADVGVGIEGAEGRAASLAGDVSMRTFANLARLLLVHGRRAAMRSAALCLFIVHRGLIVSTMQAVFSVVFYFSSVSLYPGFLMVGYGTIYTMLPVFSLVLDRDLPSTTALRYPQLYKQLTKGRQLSYKTFYIWTGISIYQGAVIMYGALVLFEDQLIHIVEISYTALILTELIMVALTVVTWHRLMAAAELASLLMYTATLLIFTSYFDADFIRHWDFWWKVTTITLISCLPLYIVKYMRRKWSARQYKNIQQ from the exons ATGGAGACGACTCCTTTATTGACAAGGCCAAAAAGGAAATCATTTTGGTCAAG GTTTAAATTTTCGGGGTTTCAACGTAAGGAATTCACCTCGAGAGTTATTTATGTAGGTCAATACCCAGATGAAGAATTTCCGCCAAACTATGTTTGTAATCag AAATACAACTTCTTCACGTTCCTGCCACTTGTGTTATTCGAGCAGTTCCGtttctttctaaatctatactTCCTTGTAATGGCATGCAGCCAGTTCATACCTAGCATCCGTGTCGGCTACATCTACACTTACTGGGGACCCTTGGGCTTTGTCTTGTCTGTCACCTTGTTTAGGGAAGCTATTGATGACTTTAGAAGATATAG ACGAGACAGAGAAGTGAACAGGCAACGTTACGAGCGCATAGTCCTGACCGCCAACGACGACGGGTACCGGCCCTTCATGACCGAACACGTCCCAGCATCAGCGTTGAGGGTCGGTGACATAGTGATGCTGCACAAGGGCCTGAGGGTCCCTGCTGATATGATACTGTTGAGGACTAATGAGACTATGGGCACAGTGTTTATAAGGACCGACCAGTTGGACGGTGAAATTGATTGGAAGTTGCG aatACCCCTCCCATCCACTCAAAAGCTGCCAACCGATGCTCACCTCCTAGACATAAACGCTCAGATCTTCGTGGAGAAGCCTGAGAAGGACATCCACTCTTTCATAGGAACTTGTACTAGACTGGATGAAGAAGAGAGTGACTCCCTCGATATTGAGAATACGCTGTGGAGCGGGTCGGTCGTCGCTTCGGGGCAAGCCACAGGACTGGTTATTTATACAG GCAGTGAAACCCGTAGCGTGATGAACAACGCGACGCCACGTTCTAAAGTAGGTCGCTTAGACCTGCGAGTGAACGACTTCaccaaaatattgtttgtggCAACCCTATTAGTGTCCTTCCTGCTGATTGTCCTGAAGGGCTTCACAGGGCCGTGGTACGGCTTCTTCTTCAGATTCGTGCTGCTTTTCTCTTACATCGTGCCTATAAG TTTACGTGTGAACCTAGAAATGGGCAAAGCTTTCTACTCCTGGACAATCCAACGGGACAAGAAAATAGAGGGTACTGTAATGAGGTCCACGACCATTCCAGAGGAGCTTGGACGTATTCAGTACGTCCTGGCTGATAAGACGGGGACACTGACTAAGAATGAGATGGTCTTCCAGAAGCTTCATTTAGGGAATGCTTTGTTTGACAGCGAGCATTTTCACGAG GTGGAGGCCCTCTTAACACAATACATAACGAACGACGCCCCGTCCCTCCCCACCTCCCCGCTGTCGGGGGGCGGGGCGGACGTGTCCTCCCCCGCCCCGCGCCAGGTGTGGCACGCCGTGCTGGCGTTGGCGTTATGTCATAACGTCACTCCTGTTTACGAGGCTGATGAGCGGGGGAATGAAGCCGCATCGG ACATGGGCAGCTCGATGATGTCCGAGAGCTGCGGCGGCGCCGTGCCGCAGCAGCAGCTCTGCGACTACCAGGCCTCCAGCCCCGACGAGGTGGCGCTCGTCAAGTGGACAGACATg ATGGGTGTGTCGCTGTATCGTAGGGATCTACACAACATATCTCTGAAACTGCGAGCTGCGAACGAAGTGGTTCAGTTCACCATTCTCCAGATCTTTCCATTCACAAGCGAAAGCAAGATGATGGGTATTATTGTACag GAAGAAAACACTGACGAAATAACGTACTACGTGAAAGGGGCGGATGTGGCACTCGCTCCATTGCTGCAGTCCGCCTGGCTGTCCCCGGAGTGCAGGCGTCTAGCAGCCGATGGACTGCGAACTCTTGTGGTCGCGAAGAGAACTCTCACCACTGCCGAATACGCAGAGTTCGAG ACAGAATACAAAGAAGCTCGTCTGAGCGTGACCAATCGTAACGAGAGAACGGCGACCGCCATTGCCAAGCTGCAACAAGGATTGTCCCTGTTAGGCCTGACCGGAGTTGAAGATAGGTTAGCTGACGACGTGCCTGTCACGCTGCGGATGTTGAGGACCGCCGGGATCAAG ATCTGGATGTTAACAGGCGACAAGTTAGAAACCGCGCTGTGCATTGCGCGCTCGCTGCAACTGGGAGACGGCAATGGATGGCACACCGCCGACAAATGTGTGAACAGACGCGACGCAAACGATCTGTTGAAAGATTTGTGTGCTAGAGATGACAATGACCTCATCATCGAGGGCGAGACCTTGGAG GTTTGCCTACATCATTACGAAGAGGAGTTCGTAGAGGTGCTACAGCGCTGCAGCGGGGTGGTCGTGGCGCGGTGCTCGCCTACGCAGAAGGCCCGCGTAGCGCGGCTGCTACGAGCGCGGGGGCACCTCGTAGCCGCGGTGGGGGACGGGGGGAACGACGTCGCCATGATACAGGAGGCTGATGTGG GTGTGGGCATCGAAGGCGCGGAAGGGCGGGCGGCGTCGCTAGCGGGCGACGTCAGCATGCGGACGTTCGCGAACCTCGCGCGGCTGCTGCTGGTGCACGGCCGCCGCGCCGCCATGCGCTCCGCAGCCCTGTGCCTCTTCATCGTGCACCGCGGACTGATCGTCTCCACAATGCAG GCCGTGTTCTCCGTGGTGTTCTATTTCTCCTCTGTGTCGTTATACCCTGGCTTCCTGATGGTCGGCTACGGGACCATATACACTATGTTACCTGTATTCTCTTTG GTACTTGATAGGGATCTACCAAGCACGACAGCATTGAGATATCCACAACTATACAAGCAGTTGACGAAAGGGAGACAGCTATcgtataaaactttttatatttggaCAGGAATCTCTATATACCAAG GCGCAGTAATAATGTACGGTGCCCTAGTGCTGTTCGAAGACCAGCTGATCCACATAGTTGAGATCAGCTACACAGCTCTGATACTGACGGAGCTCATCATGGTGGCGCTGACGGTGGTCACGTGGCACCGGCTCATGGCCGCCGCGGAGCTGGCCAGTCTGCTCATGTACACCGCCACTTTACTGATCTTCACCTCTTACTTCG ACGCAGACTTTATTCGACATTGGGACTTTTGGTGGAAAGTGACAACCATAACACTTATATCCTGCCTACCGTTATACATAGTCAAATACATGCGTAGAAAGTGGAGTGCGCgccagtataaaaatatacaacaatag